One segment of Marinobacter sediminum DNA contains the following:
- a CDS encoding HIT family protein, whose translation MLIIPNRHAADWFDLSAAEQQAIMELIEQGKQWLEERYQPDGYNIGMNCGAAAGQTVLHMHCHLIPRYAGDQQDPRGGVRWIIPEKADYWSGR comes from the coding sequence TTGCTTATTATCCCAAATCGCCATGCCGCTGACTGGTTCGATCTCTCGGCTGCTGAACAGCAAGCCATCATGGAGCTGATCGAGCAAGGTAAGCAATGGCTTGAAGAGCGTTATCAGCCGGATGGATACAATATTGGTATGAACTGTGGAGCGGCAGCAGGTCAGACGGTTCTGCACATGCATTGTCACCTGATTCCGAGGTACGCGGGAGATCAACAAGATCCACGTGGTGGTGTGCGATGGATTATCCCGGAGAAAGCGGATTACTGGAGTGGTCGGTGA
- a CDS encoding OmpA family protein, which produces MAEFLKPKASEQEENHWLSVSDLMAGLMVVFLFIAIALMRDALIERDRIKEVAVAYQETQVDIYNALVDEFSQDLERWNAEIDQETLTFTFKSPDVLFPRGEIELTSEYQALLSDFFPRYMEVLDGFKDSINEVRIEGHTSSIWNRATSPTDAYFLNMALSQGRTRSVLEYIYRLEEIERYQSWIKSHIAAVGFSSAKPVVGEDGKEDFGKSRRVTFRVISNADVRIKQILEIDE; this is translated from the coding sequence ATGGCAGAGTTCTTAAAGCCGAAGGCTTCAGAGCAAGAGGAAAACCACTGGCTTTCTGTATCAGACCTTATGGCGGGTTTGATGGTGGTATTTTTGTTCATTGCGATTGCGCTCATGCGAGATGCTTTGATAGAGCGAGACCGCATCAAAGAAGTGGCCGTTGCCTACCAGGAAACCCAGGTTGATATTTATAACGCGCTTGTTGATGAGTTTTCGCAGGATCTTGAGCGTTGGAACGCGGAAATTGATCAAGAAACCCTTACGTTCACTTTTAAGTCACCCGATGTGCTTTTTCCAAGGGGTGAGATCGAGCTGACCAGTGAGTACCAGGCCTTGCTCAGTGATTTTTTTCCGCGCTACATGGAGGTTCTTGATGGCTTCAAGGATTCCATTAATGAGGTTCGGATAGAGGGGCACACCAGCAGTATCTGGAATCGTGCGACCAGCCCGACCGACGCTTATTTTTTGAATATGGCGTTGTCTCAGGGGCGGACTCGAAGCGTACTGGAATACATTTACCGACTAGAGGAAATTGAACGCTATCAGAGTTGGATTAAGTCTCACATTGCAGCTGTTGGATTTTCATCTGCTAAACCCGTGGTCGGGGAAGATGGTAAAGAAGATTTTGGTAAAAGCCGGCGTGTGACTTTTCGGGTGATCTCTAATGCTGACGTTCGCATCAAGCAGATATTGGAGATTGATGAATGA
- a CDS encoding type I restriction endonuclease subunit R: MVSQTNEQALEAAIEQALTGLTTEAIKQAGKVKETPADDLVANNGFHLGLPSDFNAQYALDEKQFWRFVEQTQEKELAKLKKHNPTDWDRKLLERYDRLIKKHGILHLLKKGLAVDDAHFHLMYPAPLASSSEKVKQNYSANIFSCTRQVRYSLANPLHEIDMVLFLNGMPLVTMELKNAWTGQTARYHGQKQYRESRDIHQPLLHFARCLVHMAVDTDEVYMTTKLDGKSTFFLPFNKGHNHGKGNPPNPNGHKSAYLWQEVFTKDSLANIIQHFVRLDGSSKDPLRKRTLFFPRYHQMDVVRKLVAHVEDHGVGHTYLIQHSAGSGKSNSITWAAYQLIETYPASAEAAGGKAMDHPLFDSVIVVTDRRLLDRQIRDNIKEFSEVKNIVAPAFKSSELKSALESGKKIIITTIQKFPFIVDGIEDLGEKRFAVIIDEAHSSQSGTAHDNMNRAMGENGGQDDDEDDQDQILKAMRSRKMRGNASYLAFTATPKNTTLEKFGEKQADGSYREFHLYSMKQAIEEGFILDVLANYTTYKGYYEIEKSIAENPLFDTKKAQKKLRAYVESSQQTIDTKAEIMLEHFIPQVVNTKKLKGKAKGMVVTQNIETAIRYHKAITRLLEKNGNPFKALVAFSGTKEVDGIEYTEAEINGFSDNDTKDKFDTDEYRLLVVANKYLTGFDQPKLCAMYVDKKLASVMCVQTLSRLNRSAPKLGKKTEDLFILDFFNSTDDIKTAFDPFYTATSLSGATDVNVLHELKDAMDDVGVYEWYEVEDFVKRYFIGEDAQTLSPIIDLAASRFEHELDLEDDEKVDFKIKAKQYVKIYGQMASIMPYEIVAWEKLFWFLKFLVPKLKVKEPGADAIDELLESVDLSSYGLQRVKLNHSISLDEEESDVDPQNPNPRGAHGGDKQTDPLDDIVRTFNERWFQGWSATPEEQKVKFINIAESIKQHPDFEAKYQNNPDPHNRELAFEKMLKEVMLRRRKDELELYKMFAGDPAFKAAWMQNMQRMVDY, encoded by the coding sequence ATGGTCAGCCAAACCAATGAGCAGGCGCTGGAAGCTGCCATCGAGCAGGCATTAACGGGCTTGACTACAGAGGCCATCAAGCAGGCTGGCAAGGTAAAAGAGACCCCGGCGGATGATCTGGTTGCGAATAACGGTTTTCACTTGGGCTTGCCCTCGGACTTCAATGCCCAGTACGCCCTTGATGAAAAGCAGTTCTGGCGCTTTGTTGAGCAGACTCAGGAAAAAGAGCTGGCCAAGCTGAAAAAGCACAATCCTACTGACTGGGATCGCAAGCTTCTGGAACGTTACGACCGACTCATCAAGAAGCATGGCATTTTGCACCTGCTCAAGAAGGGGCTGGCGGTGGACGATGCACATTTTCACCTGATGTATCCCGCCCCGCTGGCCAGCAGCAGTGAGAAGGTGAAGCAGAACTACTCCGCTAATATCTTCAGTTGTACCCGGCAGGTGCGCTATTCACTGGCCAACCCGCTCCATGAGATTGACATGGTGCTGTTCCTGAATGGTATGCCGTTGGTGACCATGGAGCTGAAAAACGCTTGGACCGGGCAGACCGCCCGTTACCATGGCCAGAAGCAGTATCGTGAAAGCCGGGATATCCATCAGCCGCTGCTGCACTTCGCACGCTGTCTGGTCCACATGGCCGTGGATACCGATGAGGTCTACATGACCACCAAGCTGGACGGCAAATCGACCTTTTTTCTGCCGTTCAATAAGGGTCATAACCACGGCAAGGGCAACCCGCCTAACCCCAATGGCCACAAAAGTGCGTACCTGTGGCAGGAAGTGTTTACCAAGGACAGCCTGGCCAACATCATCCAGCATTTCGTGCGCTTGGATGGCAGCAGCAAGGACCCGCTGAGAAAGCGGACGCTGTTTTTCCCCCGTTACCACCAGATGGATGTGGTGCGTAAGCTGGTAGCCCATGTAGAGGATCATGGCGTGGGCCATACCTACCTGATTCAGCATTCTGCCGGTTCGGGTAAATCCAACTCGATTACCTGGGCAGCTTATCAGCTGATCGAGACTTATCCTGCGTCAGCCGAGGCTGCCGGCGGCAAGGCGATGGATCACCCGCTGTTCGATTCCGTGATTGTAGTGACTGATCGCCGGCTTTTGGACAGACAGATACGGGACAACATCAAAGAGTTTTCTGAGGTAAAGAACATTGTCGCGCCGGCTTTTAAGTCGTCAGAGCTGAAAAGCGCACTTGAGAGTGGCAAGAAAATCATCATTACAACGATTCAGAAGTTTCCATTTATTGTGGACGGGATCGAAGATCTGGGTGAAAAGCGCTTTGCGGTGATCATTGATGAGGCACACAGCTCACAGTCAGGTACCGCGCACGACAACATGAACCGGGCTATGGGTGAGAATGGAGGGCAGGATGATGACGAGGACGATCAGGACCAGATCCTGAAGGCTATGCGCTCGCGCAAGATGCGCGGGAATGCCTCCTATTTAGCGTTCACCGCGACGCCCAAGAACACCACTCTGGAGAAGTTTGGTGAGAAGCAGGCGGATGGCAGCTACAGGGAGTTCCACCTGTATTCCATGAAGCAGGCCATCGAGGAAGGCTTTATTCTTGATGTGTTGGCCAATTACACCACCTACAAGGGCTACTATGAGATTGAAAAATCCATAGCCGAAAACCCCTTATTCGATACCAAGAAGGCCCAGAAGAAGCTACGTGCCTATGTTGAGAGTAGCCAGCAAACCATCGATACCAAAGCGGAGATCATGCTTGAGCATTTCATCCCCCAGGTGGTGAACACCAAAAAGCTCAAGGGTAAGGCCAAGGGCATGGTGGTGACCCAGAATATTGAGACTGCTATCCGCTACCACAAGGCAATTACTCGGCTGCTGGAGAAGAATGGCAACCCATTCAAAGCCCTGGTGGCTTTCTCGGGCACAAAGGAAGTGGATGGCATTGAGTATACCGAAGCCGAGATCAACGGCTTCTCCGATAACGACACCAAAGATAAGTTTGATACGGACGAATATCGCCTGCTGGTGGTGGCCAACAAGTACCTAACAGGTTTTGACCAGCCAAAGCTCTGTGCCATGTATGTGGACAAGAAGCTGGCCTCGGTGATGTGTGTGCAGACCCTGTCACGCCTCAATCGTTCCGCGCCCAAGCTGGGCAAGAAGACGGAAGATCTCTTCATTCTTGATTTCTTCAATTCCACGGACGATATCAAGACCGCTTTCGACCCGTTTTATACCGCTACATCCCTGTCTGGCGCCACGGATGTGAATGTGCTCCATGAGCTCAAGGATGCGATGGATGATGTGGGCGTCTACGAATGGTACGAAGTCGAGGATTTCGTGAAGCGCTATTTCATTGGGGAGGACGCCCAGACCCTGAGCCCGATTATTGATTTAGCGGCATCCCGGTTCGAGCATGAGCTGGACCTGGAGGACGACGAGAAAGTCGATTTCAAGATCAAAGCCAAGCAGTACGTGAAGATATACGGCCAGATGGCATCCATCATGCCGTATGAAATCGTTGCTTGGGAAAAGCTGTTCTGGTTTTTGAAGTTCCTGGTTCCGAAACTGAAAGTGAAAGAGCCAGGCGCTGATGCCATCGATGAGCTTCTGGAGTCTGTCGATTTAAGTTCATACGGCCTGCAGAGGGTGAAACTGAACCACTCAATTTCGCTGGATGAAGAGGAATCAGACGTTGACCCTCAAAATCCTAATCCTCGTGGCGCTCATGGGGGAGACAAGCAAACAGATCCTTTGGACGATATTGTCCGCACTTTTAATGAACGGTGGTTCCAGGGCTGGAGTGCTACGCCAGAAGAGCAAAAGGTCAAATTCATCAATATTGCGGAAAGCATCAAGCAGCATCCCGATTTTGAGGCCAAGTACCAAAACAACCCTGACCCACATAACAGGGAGTTGGCGTTCGAGAAGATGTTAAAAGAGGTGATGCTGCGCCGCAGGAAAGATGAGCTGGAGCTTTATAAAATGTTTGCGGGAGATCCTGCATTCAAAGCTGCTTGGATGCAGAACATGCAGCGGATGGTTGATTATTGA
- a CDS encoding GmrSD restriction endonuclease domain-containing protein: MAKYEVKQTAVSQVLSDVRSDKIAIPELQRPFVWKTSQVRDLMDSLYNGYPVGYLITWQSVGAKLKGGQVAAHQQILIDGQQRVTALRAAIAGQPVVGRQYDKRRIAISFNPLTEEFATRTPAISNSSQWIHDISEFFSGNSQLTFLRQYFDRNPGVDEAQVESAVTRLAAIENAQVGVISLADNLDVDTVAEIFVRINAKGVPLSSADFVMSKIATYGDEGRNLRKLIDYFCHLSVSGHAYEDIRENDREFADSGHLAKIQWLQSQSDELFQPEYNDVIRIAGLVGFSRGKAGAIVSELSGLDPATRKIDESRIPDAFARFGHALDELVRKTHVERFVMMIKSAGFIDSSMIGSKNAFNFAYALYLRLRSNDQMSEGERSRLVKRWFVMTLLTGRAVGSFESTWETDLRRIEEQGVDDYLRLIEASELGEGFWDVALPQELVSPSRRSPAFQIYLAARVNRSARGFLSKSINVAQMIEGHGDMHHIVPKNHLVKNGYPKQGDYNQVANFALTETPINIAIKDNPPREYMAWLNRQIETGELKIGEITQQSDLEANLKENAIPDFINEVSAENYPQFLEARRKLMAQTIRDFYWDL; the protein is encoded by the coding sequence ATGGCCAAGTACGAAGTAAAACAAACTGCAGTCAGCCAGGTGCTCTCTGATGTGCGGTCCGACAAGATAGCCATCCCGGAGTTACAGCGGCCCTTTGTTTGGAAGACCTCCCAAGTTCGCGATCTAATGGATTCGCTCTACAACGGTTACCCAGTGGGCTACTTGATTACCTGGCAATCTGTTGGCGCTAAGTTAAAAGGCGGGCAGGTGGCGGCTCATCAACAGATTCTGATCGATGGTCAGCAGCGCGTCACCGCCTTACGTGCAGCCATCGCAGGGCAGCCCGTGGTTGGCAGGCAGTACGACAAGAGACGAATCGCGATTTCTTTTAACCCTTTGACCGAGGAGTTCGCCACCAGGACTCCTGCGATCAGCAATAGTAGTCAGTGGATTCATGACATCAGTGAGTTCTTCTCTGGTAACAGTCAGCTGACTTTTTTAAGGCAGTATTTCGATCGAAACCCCGGTGTGGACGAGGCTCAAGTTGAGTCTGCGGTCACACGGTTGGCTGCGATTGAGAATGCTCAAGTTGGTGTGATCTCGCTGGCGGACAACCTCGATGTGGATACGGTTGCAGAGATCTTTGTTCGCATCAACGCAAAAGGTGTCCCATTGTCGAGCGCGGATTTTGTGATGAGCAAAATCGCAACCTATGGGGACGAGGGCCGCAATTTACGAAAGCTGATTGATTACTTTTGCCATCTGTCTGTATCTGGACATGCCTATGAAGATATCCGCGAGAATGACCGGGAGTTTGCCGATTCGGGCCACTTGGCAAAAATACAGTGGCTGCAAAGTCAATCTGATGAATTGTTTCAACCAGAGTATAACGACGTTATTCGCATAGCCGGATTAGTCGGATTCAGTCGCGGTAAGGCTGGTGCCATTGTGAGCGAATTATCGGGTCTAGACCCGGCCACACGGAAAATAGATGAGAGCCGGATTCCGGATGCGTTCGCTAGGTTTGGGCATGCATTGGATGAGCTGGTACGCAAGACGCACGTTGAACGCTTCGTCATGATGATTAAGTCTGCAGGCTTCATTGATTCATCCATGATTGGCTCAAAGAACGCGTTCAACTTTGCGTATGCGCTTTATTTGCGTCTTCGCAGCAACGATCAAATGTCTGAGGGCGAGCGTTCGAGACTAGTTAAGCGCTGGTTTGTGATGACCTTGCTCACCGGTCGAGCCGTCGGAAGTTTCGAGTCGACCTGGGAGACGGATCTTCGCCGAATCGAAGAGCAGGGCGTGGACGACTATTTGCGCCTCATTGAGGCCTCAGAGCTTGGCGAGGGCTTTTGGGATGTTGCGCTTCCGCAGGAGCTTGTCTCGCCCAGCAGGCGCAGCCCCGCGTTTCAGATTTATTTGGCTGCACGAGTTAATAGATCAGCGCGTGGCTTTCTGTCGAAATCGATCAACGTGGCCCAAATGATCGAAGGGCATGGTGACATGCACCATATCGTTCCCAAAAACCACTTGGTGAAAAATGGATATCCCAAACAGGGAGATTACAACCAGGTCGCGAACTTCGCGCTCACCGAAACGCCAATCAATATCGCGATTAAGGATAATCCGCCGAGAGAGTACATGGCCTGGTTGAACCGCCAGATCGAGACGGGCGAGCTGAAAATCGGTGAGATCACGCAGCAGAGCGACCTCGAAGCAAACCTTAAAGAAAATGCTATTCCTGATTTTATAAATGAGGTCTCTGCTGAGAATTACCCACAGTTTCTCGAAGCAAGGCGGAAATTGATGGCTCAAACAATCCGTGATTTTTACTGGGACTTGTGA
- a CDS encoding DUF3883 domain-containing protein: MDYPGESGLLEWSVSLLYYEKRFSTLRVNSGGANKSPHKVAMLQAVMDLVESGEVANNRFYFDDDLKSHFTKRFQALASPSDRNNPHLPFFHLQSEGFWHLKVRPGQHESYEQLTTATSQGVIYAHIDHAYLDDELFELLGNQIARELLRSALLNSLDEKSIRDLLQPERGGWDWLECEFLVNDYVTMLEKHLVGAPYSKAAHRRELQPRLNNRSEGSVEYKHQNVSAVLLELGLPYIPGYKPAFNYQQQLKQVVLSYLAGHQKVVDDVNLVADKVADEPEYYDLGWDSVFDPEPPERIPHVVEGRPSYLAKRIDFSERERRNRQLGERAEEFVLRMERQRLTAQGRSDLAAEVEWSSKERGDGLGFDIRSFDASGDQERFLEVKATNSGKYLPFFISENERAFSNDYSDAFRLYRVYEFTTAPRFFILPGSIEQHVQLLPQNYRARF, from the coding sequence ATGGATTATCCCGGAGAAAGCGGATTACTGGAGTGGTCGGTGAGTTTGCTTTATTACGAGAAGCGCTTCTCAACGCTTCGAGTGAACAGTGGTGGTGCTAATAAGAGCCCTCACAAAGTGGCCATGTTGCAGGCGGTCATGGATCTTGTTGAGTCGGGTGAAGTTGCGAATAATCGCTTCTATTTTGACGACGATCTTAAAAGCCACTTCACTAAGCGTTTTCAAGCACTGGCTTCGCCCTCGGATCGGAACAATCCTCACTTACCGTTTTTCCATCTCCAAAGCGAAGGGTTTTGGCACCTCAAAGTTAGACCTGGTCAGCATGAGTCATATGAGCAACTGACTACGGCGACATCGCAAGGAGTTATTTACGCCCACATCGACCATGCGTATCTAGACGATGAGTTGTTCGAGCTGCTGGGCAACCAGATTGCCCGCGAGCTTCTCAGATCCGCGCTGTTGAATAGCCTTGATGAGAAGTCGATTCGTGACCTTCTGCAACCTGAACGCGGTGGTTGGGACTGGTTGGAGTGCGAGTTTCTGGTCAATGATTACGTGACGATGCTCGAGAAACACCTAGTCGGTGCGCCCTACAGCAAAGCAGCGCACCGCAGGGAACTGCAACCGCGTTTGAATAATCGCTCCGAGGGATCGGTCGAATACAAACACCAGAACGTCAGTGCTGTGCTATTGGAATTGGGGCTTCCATACATCCCCGGCTACAAACCCGCGTTCAACTATCAGCAACAGCTCAAGCAGGTGGTTCTGTCTTACCTTGCAGGCCATCAGAAGGTCGTTGATGACGTAAACCTGGTCGCAGACAAAGTCGCCGACGAGCCAGAATATTATGATCTTGGCTGGGATTCGGTGTTCGATCCGGAACCGCCAGAGCGTATTCCTCATGTGGTCGAGGGCAGGCCCAGTTATCTGGCGAAACGTATCGACTTCTCTGAACGTGAGCGTCGCAACCGACAGCTTGGGGAGCGAGCAGAAGAATTCGTGCTTCGGATGGAGCGGCAGAGGCTTACCGCACAAGGTCGGTCTGACTTGGCGGCAGAGGTCGAGTGGTCCAGTAAGGAACGAGGAGACGGGTTGGGTTTCGACATTCGGTCTTTCGATGCGTCAGGGGATCAAGAGCGCTTCCTGGAAGTTAAGGCGACGAACTCCGGAAAGTATCTACCGTTTTTCATTAGCGAGAACGAGCGAGCGTTTTCCAATGATTATTCAGACGCGTTCCGTCTGTATCGGGTTTATGAATTTACTACCGCTCCGAGATTCTTTATTTTGCCGGGATCGATTGAACAGCATGTTCAGTTGTTGCCGCAAAACTATAGAGCTCGTTTTTAG
- a CDS encoding restriction endonuclease subunit S, producing MGQSPDSNDCNDLEMGLPFLQGNAEFGLEHPTPRLWCTRPKKISSKGDLLFSVRAPVGAINRSDQSYCIGRGLAAINVHSSQKALRKFQLLASVESFKKLLTGSTFEAISTDDLKNLLLCIPNEGEIGLITNFLDKKTAQIDEAIAIKEQQIALLKELKQIIIRKAVTQGLDPNVPMKDPGVDWIGEIPEHWRVESNRSLFAESVEPGREGLPLLSVSIHSGVSTEEVSDEDHIRGRVKIQDKTKYVLVKPGDVVFNMMRAWQGGIGAVTSDGMVSPAYIVARPKADILAEFFEYQYRCPEFIQQMDRYSKGITDFRKRLYWDSFKQLQTVVPPKSEQIDIIRYIQEASAAADSGVSLLVSQIEKLKEYKTTLINSAITGKIKVTSDMVEA from the coding sequence ATGGGGCAGTCTCCCGATTCTAACGATTGCAATGACCTAGAAATGGGGTTGCCTTTTCTTCAGGGTAATGCTGAGTTCGGTCTAGAACACCCAACTCCAAGGTTATGGTGTACTAGACCAAAAAAGATCTCGTCGAAAGGAGATCTACTGTTTTCTGTGAGAGCCCCTGTTGGAGCAATAAATCGCTCAGATCAGAGTTATTGCATAGGGAGAGGGTTGGCGGCGATTAATGTCCATAGTTCTCAGAAAGCTCTACGGAAGTTTCAACTCTTGGCCTCTGTAGAGTCATTCAAGAAATTATTAACTGGAAGCACCTTTGAGGCTATTTCAACAGATGATTTAAAGAACCTGCTCCTTTGTATTCCGAATGAAGGCGAAATAGGCCTCATTACCAACTTCCTCGATAAAAAAACCGCCCAAATCGACGAAGCCATTGCCATCAAAGAGCAGCAGATCGCCCTGCTGAAAGAGCTCAAGCAAATCATTATTCGAAAAGCCGTCACCCAGGGGCTTGATCCCAATGTGCCGATGAAAGATCCCGGCGTGGATTGGATTGGGGAGATTCCTGAGCATTGGAGAGTGGAATCTAACAGATCATTATTCGCTGAAAGTGTAGAGCCGGGAAGGGAGGGTCTGCCATTACTCTCAGTCTCTATTCATTCTGGGGTTTCAACTGAGGAAGTATCAGACGAAGACCATATTCGTGGGCGCGTTAAGATTCAGGACAAAACCAAATATGTGCTGGTTAAACCAGGTGATGTTGTCTTCAATATGATGCGCGCGTGGCAAGGTGGGATTGGTGCTGTAACGTCGGATGGCATGGTTAGTCCAGCATATATTGTCGCCCGGCCAAAAGCCGATATTTTGGCTGAGTTTTTTGAATACCAATATCGCTGCCCAGAGTTTATTCAGCAGATGGATAGGTATTCAAAAGGCATTACTGATTTTCGAAAGAGGCTTTATTGGGATAGCTTCAAACAGTTGCAAACAGTTGTCCCGCCAAAGTCTGAACAGATAGATATTATCAGGTATATACAGGAGGCGTCTGCAGCTGCCGATTCTGGAGTTAGCCTTCTTGTCTCTCAAATCGAGAAGCTAAAGGAATACAAAACCACCCTGATCAACAGCGCCATCACGGGAAAAATCAAAGTCACATCCGACATGGTAGAAGCATGA
- a CDS encoding HNH endonuclease: MKLNFPVDQLWNQVRKMGASERAYSLDVSPPDPLPDIVNRFNEGGEEIELKDVENVGGLLSSHGAQIVLYIPDQGQSIDEVLEDGHRGKKVHVADCVTLEQMRQRNRFQRYQAIVNTSGDFDVFGFSRTKSKPEEGVARLRVCINCLKHLNYKGYVSSPSQQREILKQFDLKNFFAHYSSLFRYLPKSFIEKKGHYADNWKEISLRYRERKNFVCESCGLDLTQHKALLHTHHIDGNKRNNNEINLQALCADCHRKQPLHDHMYIKQKDMALIQKLRKQQNILGDATSWDDLFALIDSSFEGLLRLYQKQGSMKPEIGYEIIGSGGKVLAQCGIAWPSAKYAVVRSPEEKKILEAVTWKAVTLEDALRGFRDRK; the protein is encoded by the coding sequence ATGAAGCTGAATTTCCCGGTGGACCAGCTTTGGAACCAGGTCCGGAAAATGGGCGCTTCTGAGCGAGCCTATTCGCTGGATGTTTCCCCTCCCGACCCTTTGCCGGACATCGTCAACCGGTTTAACGAGGGTGGCGAAGAGATCGAGCTCAAGGATGTTGAAAATGTTGGCGGTTTGCTCAGTAGCCATGGGGCCCAGATCGTCCTCTATATCCCCGATCAAGGACAGAGTATTGATGAAGTCCTCGAGGATGGCCATCGGGGGAAAAAGGTTCATGTGGCAGATTGCGTAACGCTTGAACAGATGCGTCAGCGAAATCGGTTCCAACGATACCAGGCGATAGTCAATACCTCCGGAGACTTTGATGTTTTTGGGTTCTCCAGAACCAAATCAAAACCGGAGGAGGGTGTTGCCCGGCTGCGGGTATGCATCAACTGCCTTAAACATTTGAACTACAAAGGCTACGTTTCTAGCCCGTCACAACAACGAGAGATCTTGAAACAGTTCGACCTAAAGAATTTCTTCGCTCATTACAGCTCGCTATTTCGCTATCTGCCAAAGTCTTTCATCGAGAAAAAGGGCCATTACGCGGATAACTGGAAAGAAATCTCACTTAGATACAGAGAGCGCAAAAACTTCGTTTGTGAGAGCTGTGGTTTGGACCTCACTCAGCATAAGGCACTTCTCCACACGCATCACATCGACGGGAACAAACGAAACAATAACGAGATCAATCTGCAGGCGCTATGTGCCGATTGCCATCGGAAGCAGCCTTTGCACGATCATATGTACATCAAACAGAAAGATATGGCGCTGATTCAAAAGCTACGGAAACAGCAGAATATACTTGGTGATGCAACGAGCTGGGACGATCTTTTTGCCTTGATCGACTCTTCGTTTGAAGGTCTTCTGAGGCTCTATCAGAAACAGGGCAGCATGAAGCCGGAAATTGGTTATGAAATCATCGGCTCTGGTGGCAAGGTCTTGGCCCAGTGTGGAATCGCCTGGCCCTCTGCAAAGTATGCTGTTGTTAGAAGCCCTGAGGAGAAAAAAATCCTAGAGGCAGTAACTTGGAAAGCCGTGACGCTTGAAGATGCACTACGTGGATTTAGAGATCGAAAGTAG